In Candidatus Nanopelagicales bacterium, one genomic interval encodes:
- a CDS encoding ribonuclease P protein component, with the protein MLPAPHRLRRGDDIRRTVRRGRRASRGVLVVHLHTDPDAHPAAPARAAFVTGRSVGSSVVRHRVTRRLRELVRARLDRVPAGSRLVVRALPDAATADSARMGADLDAALAAVLTPASATAGRSGS; encoded by the coding sequence ATGCTGCCCGCCCCGCACCGGTTGCGCCGCGGTGACGACATCCGTCGCACCGTCCGGCGCGGTCGCCGCGCGTCCCGGGGCGTGCTCGTGGTCCACCTGCACACCGATCCGGACGCCCACCCCGCGGCTCCGGCGCGGGCGGCCTTCGTGACCGGGCGCTCTGTGGGCTCCTCGGTGGTCCGGCACCGGGTCACCCGGCGGCTGCGCGAGCTGGTCCGGGCCCGTCTGGACCGGGTCCCCGCCGGGTCCCGCCTGGTCGTGCGGGCGCTCCCCGACGCGGCCACCGCGGACTCCGCCCGGATGGGCGCCGACCTCGACGCCGCACTGGCCGCGGTCCTGACCCCCGCGTCGGCGACCGCAGGGCGGTCCGGCTCATGA
- the rpmH gene encoding 50S ribosomal protein L34 produces the protein MKRTFQPNTRRRAKTHGFRLRMRTRAGRSIISARRSKGRARLSA, from the coding sequence ATGAAGCGCACGTTCCAGCCGAACACCCGTCGGCGCGCCAAGACCCACGGCTTCCGGCTGCGGATGCGGACCCGGGCCGGTCGCTCGATCATCTCGGCCCGCCGGTCCAAGGGCCGCGCCCGCCTGTCGGCCTGA